From a single Nocardioides sp. dk884 genomic region:
- a CDS encoding DUF349 domain-containing protein, with protein MTSHEWGRVDDDGTVYVRTADGERSVGQYPEGTPEEALAFFTERYAALAFEVELLEKRVQSGVLSPEEAVESVKTVRAQVTDANAVGDLATLGARLDALGPVIAAQREVRRKEKAQKAAETRAAKEKVVVEAERLAESSDWRNGANRLRDLLEEWKALPRIDRSSDDALWRRFSTARTAYTRRRKAHFAEQNEKRESARAIKERLVVEAEAVQDSTDWGLTAGRYRDLMRDWKAAGPAPKDVDDALWKRFRAAQDHFFGARDAANAALDEEFAANAVVKEELLVEAEQLLPIQDLDAAKRAFRDLADRWDAAGKVPRDRMKDLEGRFRKVEQALRAVEDEQWRRSDPEKSARAEDLVSKLEAAIAQVEADLEKARSAGQDKKVRDLEENLASRQSFLEMARRASADYSG; from the coding sequence GTGACGAGCCATGAGTGGGGCCGCGTCGACGACGACGGCACCGTCTACGTCAGGACCGCCGACGGCGAGCGGTCGGTCGGTCAGTACCCCGAGGGCACCCCGGAGGAGGCCCTGGCGTTCTTCACCGAGCGCTACGCCGCGCTCGCCTTCGAGGTCGAGCTCCTCGAGAAGCGCGTGCAGTCCGGCGTGCTCTCCCCCGAGGAGGCGGTCGAGTCGGTGAAGACCGTCCGTGCCCAGGTCACCGACGCCAACGCCGTCGGCGACCTCGCCACGCTCGGCGCGCGCCTGGACGCCCTCGGGCCGGTGATCGCCGCGCAGCGCGAGGTCCGCCGCAAGGAGAAGGCGCAGAAGGCGGCCGAGACCCGCGCGGCCAAGGAGAAGGTCGTCGTCGAGGCCGAGCGTCTCGCCGAGAGCAGCGACTGGCGCAATGGTGCGAACCGGCTGCGCGACCTGCTCGAGGAGTGGAAGGCGCTGCCGCGCATCGACCGCAGCTCCGATGACGCCCTGTGGCGACGGTTCTCGACCGCGCGCACGGCGTACACCCGGCGGCGCAAGGCGCACTTCGCCGAGCAGAACGAGAAGCGCGAGAGCGCCCGGGCGATCAAGGAGCGCCTGGTCGTGGAGGCCGAGGCGGTGCAGGACTCCACCGACTGGGGTCTCACCGCGGGCCGCTACCGCGACCTGATGCGCGACTGGAAGGCCGCCGGCCCCGCGCCCAAGGACGTCGACGACGCCCTGTGGAAGCGGTTCCGCGCCGCGCAGGACCACTTCTTCGGCGCTCGTGACGCCGCGAACGCCGCGCTCGACGAGGAGTTCGCCGCCAACGCCGTCGTCAAGGAGGAGCTGCTGGTCGAGGCCGAGCAGCTGCTCCCGATCCAGGACCTCGACGCCGCCAAGCGGGCCTTCCGCGACCTCGCCGACCGCTGGGACGCTGCCGGCAAGGTGCCGCGCGACCGGATGAAGGACCTCGAGGGTCGCTTCCGCAAGGTCGAGCAGGCCCTGCGCGCCGTCGAGGACGAGCAGTGGCGCCGTTCGGACCCGGAGAAGTCCGCGCGTGCCGAGGACCTCGTCTCCAAGCTCGAGGCCGCCATCGCCCAGGTCGAGGCCGACCTGGAGAAGGCACGCAGCGCCGGGCAGGACAAGAAGGTCCGCGACCTCGAGGAGAACCTCGCCTCGCGCCAGTCCTTCCTGGAGATGGCCCGCCGCGCCAGCGCCGACTACTCCGGCTGA
- a CDS encoding MBL fold metallo-hydrolase, with the protein MLIAGFPAGPWGTNCYVAATGPGTECVVIDPGKDAADGVAEVVREHRLKPVAVLVTHGHVDHMWCVAPVAGTYDATAWIHPSDRHLLTDPMAGMSRETTQMLLGAKHEWAEPDDVRELGDGQELELAGLRFVVDHTPGHTQGSVTFRTPYDAQPEISEVMFSGDLLFAGSIGRTDLPGGDHPTILRSLADKVLTLPDDIVVLPGHGEQTSIGRERATNPYLRDLLESGDAGRVTRGL; encoded by the coding sequence GTGTTGATCGCCGGCTTCCCCGCGGGTCCGTGGGGCACGAACTGCTATGTCGCCGCGACCGGTCCCGGCACCGAGTGCGTGGTCATCGACCCGGGCAAGGACGCCGCCGACGGCGTGGCGGAGGTCGTGCGCGAGCACCGCCTCAAGCCCGTCGCGGTGCTGGTCACCCACGGCCACGTCGACCACATGTGGTGCGTCGCCCCGGTCGCGGGCACCTACGACGCCACCGCGTGGATCCATCCCTCGGACCGCCACCTGCTCACCGACCCGATGGCGGGCATGTCGCGCGAGACCACCCAGATGCTGCTGGGTGCCAAGCACGAGTGGGCCGAGCCCGACGACGTGCGCGAGCTCGGCGACGGCCAGGAGCTCGAGCTGGCCGGACTGCGCTTCGTGGTCGACCACACCCCGGGACACACCCAGGGCTCGGTCACCTTCCGCACGCCGTACGACGCGCAGCCGGAGATCTCCGAGGTGATGTTCTCCGGGGACCTGCTCTTCGCGGGCTCCATCGGGCGCACCGACCTGCCCGGCGGCGATCACCCCACCATCCTGCGCAGCCTCGCCGACAAGGTGCTGACCCTGCCCGACGACATCGTCGTGCTGCCGGGTCATGGCGAGCAGACGTCCATCGGTCGCGAGCGTGCGACCAACCCCTACCTGCGCGACCTCCTCGAGAGTGGCGACGCGGGACGAGTCACCCGAGGTCTGTGA
- the hisS gene encoding histidine--tRNA ligase has product MSDTLSAPKGVPEYLPPESGAWLAVREALTRPAVLAGYGYIELPIFEDTALYVRGVGESTDVVSKEMYTFTDRGDRSLTLRPEGTAGVMRSVIEHRLDRGQLPVKLWYTGPFFRAERPQHGRYRQLQQFGVEAIGSDDPALDAEVVSIADEGYRSLGLTGYRLELTSLGCRECRPPYRETLVAFLEGLDLDEATRERARINPLRVLDDKRPEVIAQLADAPLMLDHLCEACAEHFAAVRRLLDGHGTRYVVNPRMVRGLDYYTRTTFEFVHDGLGAQSGIGGGGRYDGLMADLGGQELSGIGFGLGLDRTYLACQAEGLQVGPPSALDVYVVPLGAAGRTAAPALVAQLRRAGLRTDQVFGERGLKGAMKSADRSGAPAVVVLGERDLEAGVAQVKTMASGEQVAVPLAELVTHLTQQHHTKESLS; this is encoded by the coding sequence ATGTCCGACACCCTCTCGGCGCCCAAGGGCGTCCCGGAGTACCTCCCGCCCGAGTCCGGCGCCTGGCTCGCCGTGCGCGAGGCGCTCACCCGACCCGCCGTCCTGGCCGGCTACGGCTACATCGAGCTGCCGATCTTCGAGGACACCGCGCTCTACGTGCGCGGCGTGGGCGAGTCCACCGACGTGGTCTCCAAGGAGATGTACACCTTCACCGATCGCGGTGACCGCTCCCTGACGCTGCGTCCCGAGGGCACCGCCGGCGTGATGCGCAGCGTCATCGAGCACCGCCTCGACCGCGGCCAGCTGCCGGTGAAGCTCTGGTACACCGGCCCGTTCTTCCGCGCCGAGCGTCCCCAGCACGGCCGCTACCGCCAGCTGCAGCAGTTCGGCGTGGAGGCGATCGGCTCCGACGACCCCGCGCTCGACGCCGAGGTCGTCTCCATCGCCGACGAGGGCTACCGCTCGCTCGGCCTGACCGGCTACCGGCTGGAGCTCACGTCGCTGGGCTGTCGGGAGTGCCGCCCGCCGTACCGCGAGACGCTGGTGGCCTTCCTCGAGGGCCTCGACCTCGACGAGGCGACCCGCGAGCGCGCCCGGATCAACCCGCTGCGCGTGCTCGACGACAAGCGCCCCGAGGTGATCGCCCAGCTCGCCGATGCCCCGCTCATGCTCGACCACCTGTGCGAGGCCTGCGCCGAGCACTTCGCCGCCGTACGCCGCCTGCTCGACGGGCACGGCACCCGCTACGTCGTGAACCCGCGCATGGTGCGCGGGCTGGACTACTACACGCGCACCACCTTCGAGTTCGTCCACGACGGCCTCGGCGCCCAGTCGGGCATCGGCGGCGGCGGGCGCTACGACGGCCTGATGGCCGACCTCGGCGGCCAGGAGCTCTCCGGCATCGGCTTCGGCCTGGGCCTGGACCGCACCTACCTCGCCTGCCAGGCCGAGGGCCTCCAGGTCGGCCCGCCCTCCGCGCTCGACGTGTACGTCGTCCCGCTCGGCGCCGCGGGACGCACCGCGGCCCCGGCGCTGGTTGCCCAGCTGCGCCGCGCCGGGCTGCGCACCGACCAGGTGTTCGGCGAGCGCGGCCTCAAGGGCGCGATGAAGTCCGCTGACCGCTCCGGCGCCCCCGCCGTGGTGGTCCTCGGCGAGCGCGACCTCGAGGCCGGGGTCGCGCAGGTCAAGACCATGGCGAGCGGGGAGCAGGTCGCCGTACCGCTCGCCGAGCTCGTCACCCACCTCACCCAGCAGCACCACACCAAGGAGTCCCTCTCGTGA